tttaaacaaattataaCATCTTCATCTACTAAATCAACAAGATTGTTTACCAGCTCCactttaaaatatttatcaactaGTTCATCACTTTTAAAACCAACATtagctgctgctgctgctgctgcttccatcaccaccaccaccaccaccactgaTAATTCTAGTGAATATTTAACTACTGGAGGATCAACTCATTCAATTCCTGCTAAAGGTTTTAGACTTTCTCAACCTAAAACATGGGAAGAATCCAATGAAAGTGCATTATCTAAAGCCaccaaatttttatttttaagtGAAATTGCTCGAGGAATGTATATTTGTTTAGAAATGTATTTTAGAGCTCCATATACCATTTATTATCCATTTGAAAAAGGTCCAATTTCTCCAAGATTTAGAGGTGAACATGCATTAAGAAGATATCCAAGTGGTGAAGAAAGATGTATTGCATGTAAATTATGTGAAGCTATATGTCCAGCTCAAGCCATTACTATTGAAGCtgaagaaagaattgaTGGTAGTAGAAGAACTTATAAATATGATATTGATATGACTAAATGTATTTATTGTGGTTATTGTCAAGAAAGTTGTCCTGTTGATGCCATTGTTGAAACTCCAAATGTTGAATATTCTACTGCTACTAGagaagaattattatataataaagaaaaattattggaaaatGGTGATAAATGGGAACAAGAATTACAATATTGTATTGATGCTGATGCTCCATACCGTTAATTAAATGTAAGACCATTTTTGTagcatatatatatatatttacttttatctttaataacaaatttaattagttttatatttataagtTGAAACGTTTTTATAGGTCAGAAGTACTTTTTAATCATAATTGTATTTATATTGAATAGTTTAGGTTCTACCGCCCTTGAGAATATAAGAAAACcagaaacaaataaatacaccaagaagtttagagaaagaaagggaaattttacaattatattatatcaAAGCATAATGATTAGAATaattaaaactaaaaactaaaaacaaacaaaaacaaaaacaaaaacaaaaacaaaaaaacataaaaaaaccacacacacacacacatatatatttataaaaagTTTCAACatgaatcaacaaaaacatCGAAAAtcatttcaacaatttctactttaattgttttttttttataattttttcttttaggATGTTTAAACtttattgattaatgacttacttacttacttactaACAAGTGTagttcttcttttcttttcttttcaagtaatccttttcttctttagttTCTTATTGAACTTGAGAATAACCAGTGAATGGATTAGCATTCTTagatttcaaataatcatcAGATTGTTCTTGCCATTCTTTATTCATAGTAATTGGTGGAGGACTAGCAAATTGTCTAATACCAAAGAATAATACTACTGAAGCAACAATACAACCAGTAGTAATCCAAAATACTTGAGATCTTTCACCTGGTAAATATAATGGAGTTCTTGGCCCCCATTCACcaaatgaaatataataagcagcttttttttcagcTGGAGTTAATTCTTGCCATGGTAATTCCATTCTAGATTTTAATTCATCTATTAAAGTTTGTTGATCTTGTTTTGGTAATGAAGTCCATCTAGATTCTAAATTACCAATATAAGCATTGGATAAAGCTCTTGGAGCAGCAGAGGTTGATTTAGCAACAGTACTGTTGAATCTAAGAATGCTAGTAGTAATAGAAGCGGTGTTGGCTTTAGTGGCAGCTCTTTGTAATGATCTCATAAACATATTGAATACTTGTTGGGGGAGGGGGGGGAACTATgtgtttgaaattgttagtaaaagaaaatgataaaaattgaaaattgggtttataattttttttctctgtCTCTCTCTCTTAGTATagtaataaatttgattggttAAAATTAGTTAGTGGGATTTGGTACAGGAACGacctttttatttttttttttttttctctttcattcttttcattctttCATTCATTCTTCTTTACACACCCAAACTGTATTTTTAATACACTTAAATGTTTTCAACTATTGTAACAAAACATACCTTCTTGAATAATCtgtaaataaataaataaataaatgttgctctgaatatatatatatatatctcTAACTCTATAATAACACTAGtgtttgatttaataaRSCTTAATATATTGGGAGAATTGAGAGAATACTCTTTTGAAGGAATGAAAGTTTTATACCGAAGGAGAATTAAAGGAATACGTAAATATATTACACGATATTTCTctatatattattttggtcttcttcttcttcttctaatacATGTTAGTTATAAATCAGgtcatttttaaatttttttccacTTACATTGTTTTTGCGGCCTAAACctaacaaacaaacaattgataaattctATTATTCTCTTTTAAGCGAAACAGTCCTTTGCCTATTAGGCgcaattatttatttattttttttttatgcCCCTATGATGAATAACCTCCTCTATAATCTATATAAACTAATGatcttttcaattgagaatcattgatttcttcCACAGAAACATTAAACCCTTGGCCTTGGTggtcatcattatcatcatcatcattatcattcttggtgatttgattaaaataatttaaaaattcaattaatgaacCACCAACTCCAAAATATATATTCTTAGCAGCAATAATAgctaatttattattattattattattattattattattattattattattcttacTAGTAGCAATGCTCTTACTACTAGATTGTTGGAAAATAGTTTTTATAGATTCAGCAACAATAGGTAAAGTATCAAGTGAATAAATTGTTTCTGAACTTATTATaacatcaatatcaataccATTAGtatctttatctttaatAGCCggtaaattaataaattcattacCCCATGATCCTGATATAAATTgtaattcaatattataattattaagatcatttttaaattgatcaattaattttgtcGTAATTAAGATTTCATCATTAACAAATCTTGACTCAATtttatcaccaccaccaccaccatcatcatcatcatcatttgtCGTTGATGTTAATTCGTgtaattgttcaattgatataGTTGAAGCCCaatgaattaataaattgggTACGGTGACTAATCGAAGTACATCATAATTAAAATCCGATAATATCAATCTTAACCCTGAGTCTGATGAAGATTGGAGTTGATTACTTTCTTTTATTGATtggaattttttcaataatagaAAACATGAAGGTAATGCTGTACCACAACccaattccaaaattgattttgacaGTAAcaaactattattattattatcactaTCACTATCACTAccatttatcaatttattcaatgcATCAACGGTATCATATGAACATTCCCAACTTTTAAATCCTCCTTCatatacatttttttgtaaatcattattattctgattttcatcaatcaataatttatgAACTCCAATGTTATTCccttcttcctcctcctcctcctcttgttcttcttcaatcattaattgatgtttaacatcaaataattctcTTCGATATATAATATTCCCTTGTGGTGTGGtataattatcaaaactAATTCTAATTCCTTGTAATGTTGATAATATCGAATCTAAATTATGTAGTTTTGGTTTGTTTTCTGGTGttataattaatgaatctAATGCGTTGAGGGgttgaattattgaatttgaaccatttaaaaatgattgatttgatttgatataTGTATTACtttcttctaattcatcatcatcatcatcatcactaaAATCACTAAAATCATCTTTTGTAAATccaaatgaaaatgacataattaatagaaaaaaagaaaagagttGGGTGTTTGATAtgaatgaagaagatttgaTCGTAGTATAAGTAATctgattgaatttattgtaATCTCATCtcaaatgttgaaaaaaaaaaaaaaaaaaaaaaaaaaccaaaaatcaAGTCCAATCACGCTACCAATTGATGGTGACAATTTATACGGCATGGATTATTTTTGAACAACGGTTCAAgtaatcaaataattaaGTGTACCATCTTGAACtaagtatttttttttcaatttcttagTTTTTGCATTTAAACCATTACTGTACTTATAATGTTATATTGAAGTAagtataataatttttgtaatttttgaaaagttCACCCCCCTCACCCTTTCCTCTATTCTTTGCAAATACGTATTAGTATTACTTCATTAAATATCCCTTGCATAACTCTCTacttatttttatttatacttgttattatttatttatttatttattgaatagATAAACAAAAGAAGCTAATTAGATCCCGgccaaatttgatttgattttgattgtatagatagatagatagatagGAAATACTTTAAAGACAAAATCATACATAATAACACGACTGGAGATTAATTAGGagaacgaaaaaaaaaaaacgatacacgaaaaccaaaaacagaaaccaaaacaaaaacaaagaaatataccaccaccacttcTACCACTTCTACCACCCCCTAATTTTTTACACAATAACTGCAGCAacattaatttattaaaaattttccaacaataaaaacaTTGAATTACTGCAAAATCTCCCAAATTTCTATCAAAACACTCACTTAGTTACATATATATTCTTATTCTTATCAATTGTTACTAATAACAAataacaatcaataatgcCTGGTGATAATGACATTGTATTAGTAGATTCAAGTTCagataatgaagaagaaagagaagaagatgatgatgatgaatcaCAACATAGagaaatcaagaaatttaaaCCTAATCCTAATCCATCTCAAACAAGAGATATGAATGAATCTCACGTGATAAATAAGAgcaatttttcaactgtACCATTTAATGCAgtctcatcatcatcatcatctgaTAATGACCAGGACAACGAcgaagaggaagaggaagaggaagaggaagaggaagaggaagaggaagaggaagaggaagaggaagaggaagaggaagaggaagaggaagaggaagaggaagaaTCAGAAATAAATGGGAATCAAATACTGCTTAGCATTGATGATGAGTATGATTCAGAAGGATTAACTAAAGAATCATCAAGAACTCCAATTGGTAGTAATACATCTgatataataatcaatggAGTAACgataataacaaataataatgatagtTCTTTAGTTGCATCATCATCtgacgatgatgacgatgatgacgatgatgacgatAAGGATGACGACAACGACGATGATGCTAGTGATTTGGAATCGGATTTTGCTTTTGAAGAAATACCACCTTCATTAATTATGGAAACCAGAAAATATCTTAAACAAAATGGTACGAtgaaatttcttgaaaaatatttaccTACAGCAgcatcaattgaaaatatcattaaattaatattaCAATTAGGTTTTGTCCCCAAACGGAAACTAAATAATGGTTTggatgaaaatgatattatggaatatatcaaaatattaaatcatGCGATAATAAAAGTGAAATCAATACGAGAAAGAAGAGAAGATATAACCACCATTAATGATGCCcttaaattaattgaaaattcaaaaaatattatgGTTATAACTGGAGCTGGAATTTCAACTAGTTTAGGAATCCCTGATTTCCGATCATCTCAAGgattttattcaatgaTTCAACATTTAGGACTTTCGGATCCACAAGAAGTTTTCGATTTAGATTTATTCTTGAATGATCCtaatatattttattcaattgctCATATGATATTACCACCAAATCACATTTATAGTCCTTTacattcatttattaaattattacaagataaaaataaattattaagaaattatactcaaaatattgataatttagaaAGTTATGCTGGAATAcataaagaaaatttgattcaatgtCATGGATCATTTGCTACTGCTAGTTGTATAACTTGTGGTTATAAAGTTGATGGAGAAATTATATTTccagaaattaaaaataagGAAATTCCTTATTGTCCTAAATGTAATGAAGTTAAACAATCAATACtaaaaaagggaa
This genomic stretch from Candida albicans SC5314 chromosome 1, complete sequence harbors:
- the HST1 gene encoding histone deacetylase (Putative histone deacetylase, involved in regulation of white-opaque switching) gives rise to the protein MPGDNDIVLVDSSSDNEEEREEDDDDESQHREIKKFKPNPNPSQTRDMNESHVINKSNFSTVPFNAVSSSSSSDNDQDNDEEEEEEEEEEEEEEEEEEEEEEEEEEEEEEEEEESEINGNQISLSIDDEYDSEGLTKESSRTPIGSNTSDIIINGVTIITNNNDSSLVASSSDDDDDDDDDDDKDDDNDDDASDLESDFAFEEIPPSLIMETRKYLKQNGTMKFLEKYLPTAASIENIIKLILQLGFVPKRKLNNGLDENDIMEYIKILNHAIIKVKSIRERREDITTINDALKLIENSKNIMVITGAGISTSLGIPDFRSSQGFYSMIQHLGLSDPQEVFDLDLFLNDPNIFYSIAHMILPPNHIYSPLHSFIKLLQDKNKLLRNYTQNIDNLESYAGIHKENLIQCHGSFATASCITCGYKVDGEIIFPEIKNKEIPYCPKCNEVKQSILKKGKKTKSKSKKKKKKKNKPYDDDDEEEEEGETYFHESFGVMKPDITFFGEQLPENFKIAINQDINKVDLVLVIGTSLKVAPVADIVGKIPEHIPQILLNKDPINHCQFDVSLLGYCDDVASYIANELGESWDLPHPDYNKIRGEKNGENLSVQLLDSTLREYLISNKKNDLSSEQEQNKMGEENRKVEESGRRPNESGGKSG
- a CDS encoding uncharacterized protein (Putative reductase or dehydrogenase; Hap43-repressed gene; alkaline repressed) → MFKQIITSSSTKSTRLFTSSTLKYLSTSSSLLKPTLAAAAAAASITTTTTTTDNSSEYLTTGGSTHSIPAKGFRLSQPKTWEESNESALSKATKFLFLSEIARGMYICLEMYFRAPYTIYYPFEKGPISPRFRGEHALRRYPSGEERCIACKLCEAICPAQAITIEAEERIDGSRRTYKYDIDMTKCIYCGYCQESCPVDAIVETPNVEYSTATREELLYNKEKLLENGDKWEQELQYCIDADAPYR
- the COX5 gene encoding cytochrome c oxidase subunit Va (Cytochrome oxidase subunit V; putative upstream CCAAT box regulatory element; macrophage/pseudohyphal-induced; repressed by nitric oxide; intron in 5'-UTR; Hap43p-dependent repression in low iron medium), giving the protein MFMRSLQRAATKANTASITTSILRFNSTVAKSTSAAPRALSNAYIGNLESRWTSLPKQDQQTLIDELKSRMELPWQELTPAEKKAAYYISFGEWGPRTPLYLPGERSQVFWITTGCIVASVVLFFGIRQFASPPPITMNKEWQEQSDDYLKSKNANPFTGYSQVQ